One Diabrotica virgifera virgifera chromosome 3, PGI_DIABVI_V3a genomic window carries:
- the LOC114327142 gene encoding probable serine hydrolase, giving the protein MTEHIRNGHQNGTSGEYEEIKVPVPWGHITGKWWGSRIVQPIIAIHGWQDNSGTFDNLAPLLVAKGFSIYCIDLPGHGFSSHIPKGLQYYLWYDGVHFLRRVVKYFNWKNITIIGHSLGGGIAFLYASIYPTEVSKYVSLDISSPSVRSSHKMIAIAGHSLDKMFDYERKSVDEMPCYDYENMLDLMVQAHTGSVDREGCKILLRRGMTKAPHKEGCYLFTRDPRLKVGVLGFMTMDLVLNFAREITCEVLNIRASDGLKVDPPENYDVPLEYIEKYAKKLVRVNVEGTHHVHLTNAEAVVPAITEFLLAK; this is encoded by the exons GAACCTCGGGTGAATACGAAGAAATCAAAGTACCCGTTCCCTGGGGACACATAACTG GAAAGTGGTGGGGCTCTAGAATTGTTCAACCGATCATCGCAATCCATGGCTGGCAAGACAACTCCGGAACATTCGACAACTTGGCACCACTGCTCGTAGCTAAAGGCTTTTCGATCTACTGTATAGACCTACCAGGCCACGGCTTCTCATCACACATACCAAAAGGTCTGCAGTACTATCTTTGGTACGATGGCGTCCACTTTTTAAGAAGAGTAGTCAAATACTTCAACTGGAAAAATATAACAATCATCGGCCACTCTCTTGGTGGGGGTATCGCTTTCTTATATGCCTCTATTTATCCTACCGAGGTTTCTAAATACGTATCTCTTGATATTTCCAGCCCTAGTGTAAGAAGCTCCCACAAAATGATCGCCATAGCAGGTCATAGTTTAGATAAAATGTTCGATTACGAGAGGAAATCGGTAGACGAAATGCCTTGCTACGATTATGAGAATATGCTGGACCTCATGGTACAGGCACATACCGGATCTGTCGACCGAGAAGGCTGTAAGATCTTACTAAGGCGGGGTATGACCAAGGCTCCACACAAAGAAGGCTGTTATTTATTCACCAGAGATCCAAGGTTAAAAGTAGGAGTCTTAGGATTCATGACCATGGATCTAGTGTTGAATTTTGCTAGAGAAATAACCTGTGAAGTTCTAAATATTCGAGCGAGTGACGGCTTGAAGGTAGATCCACCAGAAAACTACGACGTTCCTTTAGAATATATAGAAAAGTATGCTAAGAAATTAGTGCGAGTCAATGTTGAAGGTACTCATCACGTGCACTTAACTAACGCAGAAGCAGTAGTACCAGCTATAACAGAGTTTCTGTTGGCAAAATGA